Proteins encoded by one window of Salvia splendens isolate huo1 chromosome 5, SspV2, whole genome shotgun sequence:
- the LOC121802266 gene encoding uncharacterized protein LOC121802266 yields MKDNKGNPLRLSSLNHISHVCKSVEESADFYQNVLGFVPVRRPGSFDFDGAWLFGHGIGIHLLQSDDPQKMPKKTVINPKDNHISFQCENMAMVEKKLVEMGIDLVRQRVEEGGVYVDQLFFHDPDGFMIEICNCDNIPMVPLAGEVVRSCSRINLEPQQIHLPVVQP; encoded by the exons ATGAAGGATAACAAGGGAAACCCATTACGTCTCTCTTCTTTGAATCATATCTCCCACGTTTGCAAATCAGTTGAAGAATCTGCTGATTTTTATCAGAATGTTCTTGGCTTTGTGCCAGTTAGAAGGCCTGgttcatttgattttgatggcGCATG GCTGTTTGGTCACGGGATTGGGATACATCTGCTGCAATCAGATGATCCACAAAAAATGCCCAAGAAAACTGTGATTAATCCCAAAGATAATCATATTTCTTTTCAG TGCGAGAACATGGCGATGGTGGAGAAGAAGCTAGTAGAAATGGGGATTGATCTGGTGCGGCAGAGAGTAGAGGAAGGCGGGGTGTACGTGGACCAGCTATTCTTCCACGATCCGGATGGGTTCATGATCGAGATATGCAATTGCGACAACATCCCGATGGTACCATTGGCTGGGGAAGTAGTACGCTCGTGCTCGAGGATCAATCTGGAGCCGCAGCAGATCCATCTCCCCGTGGTACAACCGTAG
- the LOC121804283 gene encoding uncharacterized protein LOC121804283 encodes MVNIPARFGRMAAAFDEMSTDRSFESGSSEHSADLSDLVNSFFEREIREQRIGGDGDRNGNPVEIDDDEFESDSQDSGFHDCLSKLFDRDDSVGISISTAVEKAMEVVGGEDSSPEFNRRLMARLRSSGFDAGEFFH; translated from the coding sequence ATGGTGAATATTCCGGCGAGGTTCGGAAGGATGGCGGCGGCCTTCGACGAGATGTCGACAGATAGGTCGTTCGAGAGTGGCAGCAGTGAGCACTCCGCCGATTTGTCCGATCTCGTCAATTCCTTCTTCGAGAGAGAAATTAGGGAGCAGAGAATCGGCGGAGATGGCGATCGAAACGGAAATCCAGTTGAGATCGACGATGATGAATTTGAGAGTGATTCGCAGGATTccgggtttcatgattgtttgAGTAAATTGTTTGATCGCGACGACAGTGTAGGGATAAGCATTTCTACTGCGGTGGAGAAGGCGATGGAAGTCGTCGGCGGCGAGGATTCGTCGCCGGAATTCAATCGGCGGCTAATGGCGCGATTGCGAAGTAGTGGCTTTGATGCTGGTGAGTTTTTTCATTAA
- the LOC121802175 gene encoding peptide deformylase 1A, chloroplastic-like isoform X1, whose amino-acid sequence MELSIQRFTHRILPLTHHYFKPISRMPILTRPGAFGPPVRNRSSGWEAGAGWFLGMREKKDVLPEIVKAGDPVLHEPAQEVRPEEIGSDRIQKIIDAMVKVMRAAPGVGLAAPQIGIPLKIIVLEDTIGYMRYTTKEEIKAQNRQPFDLLALLVQVLINPKLKKKGNQSAFFFEGCLSVDGFRAIVERHSEVEVTGFDRFGQAIKVDASGWQARIFQHECDHLDGTLYVDKMVPRTFRTVENLDLPLAAGCPKLGAR is encoded by the exons ATGGAATTATCCATTCAAAGATTCACTCACCGCATTCTTCCCTTAACTCATCACTACTTCAAACCCATTTCGCGGATGCCTATTCTGACCCGACCCGGCGCATTCGGACCTCCTGTCAGAAACCGGAGCTCCGGTTGGGAAGCCGGAGCCGGATGGTTCCTGGGCATGCGCGAGAAGAAGGATGTGCTGCCGGAGATAGTGAAAGCCGGCGACCCGGTCCTCCACGAACCGGCTCAGGAGGTTCGACCCGAGGAAATCGGGTCGGATCGGATCCAGAAGATTATAGATGCGATGGTGAAGGTGATGAGAGCGGCGCCTGGGGTTGGCCTCGCTGCTCCGCAAATTGGCATCCCTTTGAAG ATAATTGTTCTGGAAGATACAATAGGGTACATGAGATATACAACAAAGGAAGAGATCAAGGCACAAAACAGACAACCTTTTGATCTTCTG GCTCTTTTAGTGCAGGTTCTGATCAACCCCAAGTTGAAAAAGAAGGGCAACCAAAGTGCTTTCTTCTTCGAAGGCTGTTTGAG CGTTGATGGGTTCAGAGCGATAGTGGAACGACACTCAGAGGTCGAGGTTACAGGTTTTGACCGATTTGGCCAAGCAATCAAAGTTGATGCTTCGGGGTGGCAAGCTAGGATTTTTCAACACGAATGCGATCATCTAGATGGAACACTCTACGTCGACAAGATGGTGCCAAGAACATTCCGAACTGTAGAAAATTTGGATTTGCCACTCGCTGCTGGTTGCCCTAAATTAGGTGCTCGCTAA
- the LOC121802175 gene encoding peptide deformylase 1A, chloroplastic-like isoform X2 — MELSIQRFTHRILPLTHHYFKPISRMPILTRPGAFGPPVRNRSSGWEAGAGWFLGMREKKDVLPEIVKAGDPVLHEPAQEVRPEEIGSDRIQKIIDAMVKVMRAAPGVGLAAPQIGIPLKIIVLEDTIGYMRYTTKEEIKAQNRQPFDLLVLINPKLKKKGNQSAFFFEGCLSVDGFRAIVERHSEVEVTGFDRFGQAIKVDASGWQARIFQHECDHLDGTLYVDKMVPRTFRTVENLDLPLAAGCPKLGAR, encoded by the exons ATGGAATTATCCATTCAAAGATTCACTCACCGCATTCTTCCCTTAACTCATCACTACTTCAAACCCATTTCGCGGATGCCTATTCTGACCCGACCCGGCGCATTCGGACCTCCTGTCAGAAACCGGAGCTCCGGTTGGGAAGCCGGAGCCGGATGGTTCCTGGGCATGCGCGAGAAGAAGGATGTGCTGCCGGAGATAGTGAAAGCCGGCGACCCGGTCCTCCACGAACCGGCTCAGGAGGTTCGACCCGAGGAAATCGGGTCGGATCGGATCCAGAAGATTATAGATGCGATGGTGAAGGTGATGAGAGCGGCGCCTGGGGTTGGCCTCGCTGCTCCGCAAATTGGCATCCCTTTGAAG ATAATTGTTCTGGAAGATACAATAGGGTACATGAGATATACAACAAAGGAAGAGATCAAGGCACAAAACAGACAACCTTTTGATCTTCTG GTTCTGATCAACCCCAAGTTGAAAAAGAAGGGCAACCAAAGTGCTTTCTTCTTCGAAGGCTGTTTGAG CGTTGATGGGTTCAGAGCGATAGTGGAACGACACTCAGAGGTCGAGGTTACAGGTTTTGACCGATTTGGCCAAGCAATCAAAGTTGATGCTTCGGGGTGGCAAGCTAGGATTTTTCAACACGAATGCGATCATCTAGATGGAACACTCTACGTCGACAAGATGGTGCCAAGAACATTCCGAACTGTAGAAAATTTGGATTTGCCACTCGCTGCTGGTTGCCCTAAATTAGGTGCTCGCTAA